Genomic segment of Carassius carassius chromosome 19, fCarCar2.1, whole genome shotgun sequence:
ATAAattgttgaaagtgagacattttgaaatgtcatgccaaatattggctcattttggatttcatgagagctacacatgccaaaaaagttgggacaggtagcaataagaggccggaaaagttaaatgtacatataaggaacaactggaggaccaatttgcaacttattaggtcaattggcaacatgattggatataaaaagagcctctcagtgtagcagtgtctctcagaagtcaagatgggcagaggatcaccaattcccccaatgctgcagcaaaaaatagaggagcaatatcagaaaggagtttctcagagaaaaattgcaaagagtttgaagttatcatcatctacagtgtataatatcatccaaagattcagagaatctggaacaatctctgtgcgtaagggtcaaggccggaaaaccatactggatgcccgtgatcttcggcccttagacggcactgcatcacatacaggaatgctactgtaatggaaatcacaacatgggctcaggaatacttccagaaaacattgtcatgaACACAATCCACGGTGCAattcaccgttgccggctaaaactataggtaaaaaaagaagcgatatctaaacatgatccagaagtgcaggcgttttctctgggccaaggcttatttaaaatggactgaggcaaagtggaaaactgttctgtggtcagacgaatcaaaatcgGAAGTTCTTtatggaaaactgggacaccatgtcatccggaataaagaggacaaggacaacccaagttgttatcagtgctcagttcagaagcctgcatctctgatggtatggggttgcatgactgtgtgtggcatgggcaccttacacatctggaaaggcactatcaatgctgaaaggtatatccaagttctagaacaacataggctcccatccagacatcgcaagggaagaccttgcattttccaacatgacaatgccagaccacgtactgcatcagttacaacatcatggctgcgtagaagaaggatccgggtactgaaatggccagtctgcagtccagatctttcacccatagaaaacatttggtgcatcataaagaggaagatctttagacagttgagcaactagaagcctgtattagacaagaatgggacaacattcctgttcctaaacttgagcaacttgtctcctcagtccccagacatttacAGACTggtataaaaagaagaggggatgcaacacagtggtaaacatggccttgtcccaactttttgagatgtgttgatgccatgaaatttaaaatcagcttatttttcccttaaaattataaattttctcagtgtaaacatttgatatgtcatctttgttgtattctgaataaaatattgaaatttgaaacttccacatcattgcattctgtttttattcacaatttgtacagtgtcccaacttttatggaatcgggtttgtgtgtgcatatatatatatatatatatatatatatatatatatatagagagagagagagagctacattggggggggggggggggggtttaaaacttttatttagcaaggatgctttaaatttatcaaaagtgatggACAGAAAggcataatgttacaaaagatttctatttcaggtaAATGCTATTATTCAGAATTTTatgttcatcaaagaaacctgaaaaattatactacgctgttttcaacataataataaaaataaatatttttaagcagcaaatcagaatactATACTATACAATATACATCTGATATTGGCGAAAAATATTTGGGAAACTCTCCAATGTGCATTTGTGTTTGGATAGTGTCAAATTTTCATAAGTTGTTAAGAggtaaataaactataaactatgagtgtgtgtgtgtgtgtgtgtgtgtgtgtgtgtgagagagagagagagaaataagggTTTGGCGTAAAAAAAATGCACTATGCAGTACGCTAGTATTCCATTTCATTCTATTCACAAAGAGGTGTGTAAAAGGGCGGGGTTTTAATCTTTGGATTGCCGGCGTGATTGACAGTTATAATCACCAATCcttgaataatatttattttgttttggtctCTCATCCAATCGTAATTAATGGAATGTCGAAAAGGGGCGGACCCTCACCTGCGTCACTCGAAGCAGATCGCTGCTGCACTGGCCGGCGAGGAGGAGGGGAGAACAGGGGGTCGGGGGACTCTCCGACGAGACTCGCTGGACAAAATCTAATAACTCCAAGCAAACCCGGGGCTTGAATTAGGCACGTGTAAACGGACAGGACTTTATTCATCTGCTGCGTTAAAAGCTTCATTCTCTCTTGCTGCGGGCCCGAAGGCCTGAGGATTTGAGTGATTATTGGATCCAGAGTTTCAGCCAACACAGAGATCTGCACTATACATGACGGACAAATGCTTGGAAGTCTGTTCTTCAGGGGCTATTTCATCTGTTCCCGATTTGAAACTCCAAAccggcttaattttggacacattcGGACATTCAAATCAGAATCAGAGGGATGGTTTATCTCAGTTAGCTCGGCGGCTAATAACACGCTTATTCACAATGAATCAATATTAGCCGTTAGCAGTTAGCATGTGCGACTAATTTAAAAGAATACCTCTGTATTAAATGATCTCAGACTGATATTATCTAGTGATATGCTGTCAGTCACGTGTCATATATCCGGTTGTATTGATTGCTCGGGTGCTCAATCTTTAGGTCTTCTGTTGCACTGTCCCGTTATATGACTGGCACAGGTAGTATAATATCTCTTGAGTCTGAAACAGCAAGACAGCACAGCAGTAAATGCTGATTCTGTGTGTTTATTGCAGCCCTTCATGCCCCTTCATTTAGCTTGAGTTCATTCATTGGATCCACTGATTCTCATTTGATGACAGAAGCAGCTTAGACTAACCACCTGAGCAGGTAGAGCATTTACTGTGTATCATCATGGGAAATACAGCATCCTGCTGCGTGTCTCCCAATGGGAGCCCCAAACTACCCCGTCAGGTGGACCGTCTGGAGGACTGTCAGATCAACACAGACCTGAGCGATGACACCGGTCCATACTTGCAGCACATCAGTGACCGAGAGGTCCCCGATGGTAAGTTCTAGCAGGAGACCATGATTGCTAAGTCCTGCTGATGGAGATCAACCTTCTGGACTAAccctgttcaaacacacctgaactatCTCATTAAGTTCTTAATGTGTACTTGATAATAATACAGACATGTGTTGGAAATTAACTTTTGAGGTGGACTTCaactaacaaaacaaaaagtgattCTCAATTGCACATTTTAGATGTTTCCACACATTAACCTGAtttatattgtctgtttattagaaATAGTTTCAAAGTCTGAGTCTGAACTGGATGTGTCTGACTAGTTTCCAAAATGTGCTGTTCTGGGGTAATCTGGAACCAGATTTGTGGGCTAAATCTAGAACTTTAACCAAAATGTTGTAGGTTTGAATCCTGCAAGTGTTATTCCATGACAGCAACGGTCACCACAAAATTCTATGCTATTCCGTTCTGTTCTTTACTATACTTGTGTTTCCACATTTGTGTGGCACAGCTTCTTGAGGAACTTTACTGGTGTGATCCGATGCCTTGACCTCCTCATCGCACGGGTCGGGTTTCTGTTAAGAGCTGAACACTTTATTAAGTGCTATTGGTTTGCTCTGAAAATGGGTGGCCTATGACATTTTCGGTCTAAATAACTGAAGATATTACTAATTAGGTAAAGTTATTAATGTTATTGTAAGAAACAAGGTTTATGGAGATATTAGTAGTATTTGAGATGTGTGTGATGCCTCTTGGGATTGTTTGTTGTCTTTACTGCTGTTTATTTAGCCTGAACTATTTTACCCTCAGGGGAGATGCAtatagtcacacacacaaacacaaataacttCCAGTGCTGTATTTAGAGAAACATGTCTTCATCTTTGGCTTAAAGCACATATAACAGCAGTGTAAACTCCACTACTGCGGCTGCGGTTAATCCTTTATGATTGGGACATTCCAGGTCATGGTTAATTTGGAATAATGTTGGACCAGAGAATAATAAAACGATTCTAAGTTTAACTTGCAGAGACGATAAACAATGTGTAGTATTCCTGGCATCCCAGTGATGTAGATCCTGGGACAGCTGCATTCTCTCCttatctcactctctctttgGGAATCTCCATGAGGCATGTTTTGTTACCTTTTGGGGCTTAGAGGTTAAGTTTGGATAAACTTAGGTTTCCTGTATTGAACTGTCTCAATATGTACAGAATCACTTCTCTGGTTTGTTATGCCAGTGTTTCCCAATCTTTCTCCATAATCAACACCAAAACAGAAGAGGGACGAAGTGTAAGAAAGACAGGCATTGCtgatatgatatttatttaatttaggaCTGGTAGCACTGAAAATCAAGTTGTGAATTTTCTTTAAGTAAAACAAAATCTATCCGTTAGGTACACATACCCCTTGTTGGGAATCCCTGTGCTATGCCACACTACAAGTGTGTTCCTCCCCTCAGTGAGGAAGGCATCCCTTCCCCCAGGGGTTATTTTTGACTTTGATGGTGGGGAATGGGAGTGTCAGTTGAGTACATGAGCTCTAGAGATGTATGGAATGAATGAGTCTCAGTGGCCGTTTACACGACAATGTTTTCTGCCAAAAATGGGAAACTTTTATGCGGTTTGTCTGTTCATTTACACGACAATGgcattttggggactgaaaacgcatatttttaaaatttttggcCGTGTAAACgcaaatcattttgaaaacgtGTTGTGTATacgttaaactttttaaaaacgcaaAGGAAAAACGTTTCCATTTTTGACTACATCAATGAGATGTAAACGTAGCCTCAGTTGTTTAgcacatacactactgtttaaaatttTGGGTTATGTTTTAATGTGGAAGGAAATGAATGCTTGCTTTCAGCAAGAATATACTAAATTTATATAGCGACAGTAAGGATGactacaaaaattatatttcaaacaaactgttgtatcactgtttccacaaaaatattaagcagcacaactgttttcaacattaagaaagaaatatatatatatactgtatacattcaACAGAAAACAGCCTCAGTGAGCACTGAcatatttcaaaagcattaaatattCTTAGAACCGCAAAATTTGAATTATGTATGCTAaagagatacaaaaaaaaaaaacaataatacaaaacagagagagtgagtgactgGTCTTTCTTTCTGTATTCCGTTCCCACagaagtcacacaggtttggagcaGCATGAGTACGAGTAAATGACGACAGAACTGTTAGTTTTTATtaaactaatcctttaaagcAATAATTCATGGGAGGTCATTACGTGGCTTTTACCACAGTTAAGGAGTGTTCTTATGCACTAAGTCAGGTGGAGTAAAATCACTATAACACACGGCCTCAAGATTTTTATCTAATCTTTATGTGCAATCCACTAAGAAATAACGCATTTGTATTTGCCAGCAGTGTGACATTAGCTTTTTGTTTTATCACTGAGTTAGCGAACGTATAATTGGCTGTAGTTTGCCACCCTTGGACTAAAGCTGCTTTGTCACCAGGCGTTCCTGCACCTCCCTATTGGTCAGCATTCTCTCTCACCCATGTCCATCGATCTCTCAGGGGAAGGAATCTGGGCCTCAGTTCCAACAAGAGTTTGGTTGAGAAATAAGTCTTCAGGTTTGCCCAATTAATTTGGACTTGTCATTCTCACTTTGCCATGCCATTGGTATCCTCGGGTAGGAAATGACTGTGAATTTTTGTGTTGAAGAAAGATATAAAGACTGGTACTGCCAGGCTCTGAGGTTTTCATTTATTAGAGTACATGTATGGATGTACTTAAATTTTGTCTTTTAGAAATTATCTGCAATTTGCACTGACTATTTTTTAACATGAAGGTGTATTGCAGCAAGAACAGGGTCTACGAGTGACATTTTGATAGATATCTTCGCCATTAAACAGAATcagtttgttattaatttaactaGCTATAAACTTTCTTTATAAACTTTACTATTTATAACTAACTTTAACTGCTGTTGTTTCATAGCTATTGagcagccagaaaaaaaaaatatgccaaTGCCTACTTGTGGGCACAGTGACTCTTTGGTAATGCTATGAATGCTACATGCATTGTGATTTGCCTTGTGATCGCTTGTACATTTAGGGCCAAAGACTGTAAAGTAAAATCATCCAAAGCTGGGTACCCTGAACTTCCTCAAGAATTCTTCTGTCCTGCACCTGCATTACACCTCCTGCCAGTTTTCTAGCTCCCATGACATGGTTGCAGCTGTCCAAACATCTCCTTGGAGTGTGTTTACTGTACAACTTAGCAGCACTGGCACAAATCTTTTGACCCTGTCGCCATGTAATTCCAGAAGAATGTCTCTTCATTGGCTGATGTAGACACCTTTCAGTGAATTGGCCTGGGCAATATACTCAATACTTGTGTTCTGAACAACACTTGGGGTAGAATATTTGGACATCTTATAGCTGTAGACTTAAAACCGTTTTCAAACTCATCTCCCAGTGGATTCAGTAATGTGTAGTAAGGTCCGTTTTGATCCGTTAGCATTGCCTCTGTGgcacatggcggtgtgggaggaGCTCAGGATGTGAGCTTGCGTTGTTCTGTTGCAGTGCCCATACAATAGGCTTATTGTGCCCCCACTCCTCTCACTCCTGTGGCCAGAGCGGGTAGCAGCATGCCCCTGCCAATCAGTTTGAGCGCTCAGAGCAGGACAACATACCACCTTATCTCCCTTGTAGGGGGGTTGTTTCTGTAGAAAGATGAATATTTATTCTGTTGGACAGCTGAAGGATTATGTATGTCACCACCGGTGCACttctagatcttttttttttttttttacatttattcttggCTTTGCCTTGTTATTGGGCAAATATAATGAACAGGAAAAATTGAATATTATGCTATACTAGAAGTACactaaggatgcattaaagtgacagtaaacacattttaaaacgtTTCTACATCAAatgagtgttgttgtttttttgttttgtttttaagattgataataagaaatatttattgagccacaaatcagcatattaaatttctgaaggatcatgtcgcactgaagactgtagttatggctgcaaaaaaaaaaaattcagcttttccatcataggaataattaacatttaaaaaaatataataacatttcataattatactgtttttactgtatttgtgatcaaataaatgcaatcttgtTGAGCAAAAAAGACATTAGACACATGaacagtaaaaatgtattaaccccaaacttttgaaaactgCAAATGGTATTGtgtatgtaaaatatgtgaaatgtTAACACTTAAGTACATACCacccattctttttttattttattttttacttattttgtgccttttttgtgtgtgtgtgcctttttTAGTATAGGACAGTGTAGAAGGGACAGGGAGTGAAGTGGGATTGGGAAAGGCCCTCGAGCAAGGATTTGAACTCGGGATGCCTATAGCGCAATGGCGCACTATATGTCGGCGTATTTTCCCCCCTGACCATACCACCAGTTCTTGGATGTTTATTTGCCTGTTGTTTGTAATTATGGCCTTATGttgttgattgattgactgattatcTGTCTTCTAGATTTGGCTTTAGAGTCGAACCCATCAGATCATGCCCGTGCCAGCACAATCTTCCTTAGCAAGTCACAGACAGATGGTGAGTGTTTCCAAAAATTGCTCACTCATCTTATGAGttaatcatttcattttactTCCTTGTTAGTAGCTGCATATTAACTAGTGTCCTAACCCATACTGTTCATAGCTGGAAAGACACTTTGGTAAATGGCCACTGGTACAGCTTGACGATATTTGATGAAGAAATGTTTAACGACAAAACCCCTACCTTTCTTTTCAGTACGGGACAGGAGGAAAAGCAATCACATAAACCACGTGAGTGAATGAGTTTTGGAGTTCGTTTTGGAGTTGTGCTTGGTTATAAGGAAAGTCTGCAAGCGTATTAAAAGTTGGTCCTTTCTGAAGGTCTCACCTGGTCTGCTTTCAAAGAAGTACAGCTCCTGCTCTACGATATTCATTGATGACAGTACAGTCAGTCAGCCCAACCTGAAAAGCACAATCAAATGGTCAGTGAAGTTCATtgttattttcatacttttttagaACTCCTTCTACAGTACTgtttatagtaaaatatatacacattattgggtACATACCATTGaatgcatgtaaaaataattgGAGGGCTGTTGgttgtgttttattatgctttgttttttatgttGACCACCTTTCTGCTCTCTGTTTCCAGTGTCACATTAGCAATATATTATCACATTAAAAACAGGTACGTTTTATTAGGTTCTTTTCCACAAGCATCATTTGACCTCAATTTTGAAAAGGTTTTgcatataaaaagtgttttatttttatttcagggaCTCCGATAGGTCATTGGACATCTTTGATGAAAAAATGCACCCCCTATCTGTAAGTTAAccccttctttttctttttttcaataacATCTGCAGCTGCCAGACAACTGCACATTTTATAGTCACTATTTGGTTTTGTTCAGACAGGCTGCAATATctatcttttgtgtgtgtgtgtgtgtgtgtgtgtgtgtgtgtgtgtgtgtgtgtgtgtgtgtgtgtgtgtgtgtgtgtgtgtgtgtgtgtgtgtgtgtgtgcattaaatcGGTTTAGCTGTTTAGCCTGAGTAGCAAAAATGTTATGCAATCCGATTTGTACATTTGATCTGATTCATATGTGGTTTAAAATCCATTTGAAATGGATTTTTGGAAAAGCATTTGTGAACAGTCAGTTCTTCTCAGTTTGTTATTTGGGACTTGACATATAACATACACTCTGTGAGAAGTCAGTTATTATTCTCGATCCTAGCCCATATAGTTAGCTTATGTTCTCCCACTTGCCACAATAACAGGGAGGGACTCTTTGTTATAGTAGAAGGCCGCAGGTCTCTTGGTATTATACTGACATTACTAATGAACATAACACTTATATTAATTGAAACACATTTGAGCTTGAACATATTAGTATATAATGTGTATGAATGCTTCCTTTGGCAGAGGGAGCAGGTTCCTGATGATTACTCCCGCACAGACCCCGAACACAAACTCATCTATCGATTCGTCCGGACACTGTTCAGCGCTGCACAGCTCACAGCCGAGTGTGCAATCGTCACTCTGGTAAGAGAATAGCAGCCTTTCTTACTGGTCTGGTCCACTTTCTGTTTATTCTGTACAATAGCAAACAGCAGTGGCTTTGGTTTTTGATGGAAGTGCTGAGGTACAGTTTCCTGATGTCCACTAGAGGACAGTAGAGCACCAGAGAATGGATCTTCATGTGTTTGTTTAACTGGTGTCCACAACCACAAAACAACCGATTATTTACAAACAAATATTGTGATAAAACTTTGTACAGTAAGGTTCAGTTGTTATAATTAGTTATTAGGAATCATgaacaaacaacaaaaatgtttttacagcatttattaataaagGTTAACACtagattagaaatattatttTGTTCATTGTTTATTCAGATTCGTTTCTGATACATGAACTAATGTTCATTAAACAACATTATATAATGAGTTTATACACGCTATCGTTCAGGAGTTTGGGCTCAgtaggttttatttatttcatggttTTTAACTTGCGGTAAGGATGCATCAAGTTGATcaaaaagtcacagtaaagatTATAATACTGAAGactactattttaaataaatgcttttctttacaATGTTCTATTCCCAAAAACAAATCAAAGAagcacaaaaagtaaaaaaataaaaataaatatatatatatatatatatataatatatatatataatatatatatatttttttttttactttcgtttcaaaccagcatattagaatgatttctgacagatcatgtgatgctgaaaagttctatttattaatattattataaactcATTCTGTTTTTCTTCCTGAAATTAATAGATGCTGTAAAAGTATTATCAATTGTTATTTCTTAAGTATTGCATCAGCTTATGTTATTGAACTAAATGGAATTGAAAATATTTTCCAGTTTGTTAATTCTTATTTGCACATGATAATAGATATCTATTGTTTATCGCAAGTCGCGTTTGTAAGAAGCATCTTTTGAAAACAACGGTCTTTGCTGCAGGTATATTTGGAGAGGCTGTTGACGTATGCCGAGCTGGACATTTGCCCATCTAACTGGAAGAGGGTTGTTCTGGGAGCCATCCTACTGGCCTCAAAAGTCTGGGACGATCAGGCTGTGTGGAACGTCGACTACTGTCAGATCCTCAAAGACATCACTGTTGAGGACATGTGAGTGAGATGATCTAGTCACTGTCCGTGCTGCTGAAATGTTACAGTCGAAATAATCCAGATCAAAACCTCTTGATGTGATACATCAACACACCATCAAAAATCCAATATGTGCTGCAGTCAGGAGACAGTACTGCGTGTCACTTCACTCCCCTGCCAACCTATTCCAGACTACAACTCATACAGACCTCACAACTTCCCATATCCCTTGGAAC
This window contains:
- the LOC132095131 gene encoding cyclin-Y-like protein 1, with translation MGNTASCCVSPNGSPKLPRQVDRLEDCQINTDLSDDTGPYLQHISDREVPDDLALESNPSDHARASTIFLSKSQTDVRDRRKSNHINHVSPGLLSKKYSSCSTIFIDDSTVSQPNLKSTIKCVTLAIYYHIKNRDSDRSLDIFDEKMHPLSREQVPDDYSRTDPEHKLIYRFVRTLFSAAQLTAECAIVTLVYLERLLTYAELDICPSNWKRVVLGAILLASKVWDDQAVWNVDYCQILKDITVEDMNEMERHFLELLQFNINVPASVYAKYYFDLRSLADDNNLSFPLEPLSNERAQKLEAISRLCEDKYKDLSRVAMRRSFSADNLVGIRRSHAVLS